A single genomic interval of Corylus avellana chromosome ca10, CavTom2PMs-1.0 harbors:
- the LOC132164386 gene encoding pathogen-related protein-like — MASSSAPEQDKYRHYLSEEEVKNTKWRFGVPDYSVVNKLFDEGRTKIWPAGSLEDKVQRLVKTWEMEFFHKPNFDDFKTIDPKKFTFVLNGRKGLNLEEIGKLGGGYNPLLQTSLPEKFRGYNPDGETAESSHRTFTTTFPRGFALEILHVYSGPPVIVYKFRHWGYMEGPFKGHAPTGERVELYGMAIFEVDEEMRVVKVEFFFDPGQLLGGLLKGASLDGSAEEAASNCPVLRKTG; from the exons ATGGCGTCTTCAAGCGCTCCTGAGCAAGACAAGTATCGGCATTACTTGAGCGAAGAAGAAGTCAAGAACACCAAATGGAGGTTTGGTGTCCCTGACTATAGTGTTGTCAACAAGCTCTTTGATGAAGGCAGAACTAAG ATTTGGCCTGCTGGGTCGCTTGAAGATAAGGTGCAGAGGCTCGTAAAGACATGGGAAATGGAATTTTTCCATAAGCCCAACTTTGATGACTTCAAAACCATTGATCCCAAGAAGTTTACTTTCGTCTTAAATG GAAGGAAGGGtctaaatttggaagaaatAGGCAAACTTGGGGGAGGCTATAACCCTCTGCTACAGACCTCTCTGCCTGAGAAATTCAGGGGCTACAATCCAGATGGGGAAACCGCCGAATCTTCTCATCGGACTTTCACCACAACGTTCCCACGCGGGTTTGCCTTGGAGATTCTCCATGTTTATAGTGGGCCACCGGTGATTGTGTACAAATTCAGGCATTGGGGTTACATGGAGGGCCCTTTCAAAGGCCATGCCCCTACTGGAGAAAGGGTTGAACTCTATGGAATGGCCATTTTTGAG GTGGACGAGGAGATGAGAGTGGTGAAGGTGGAGTTCTTCTTCGACCCTGGTCAGTTGCTCGGGGGTCTTCTGAAAGGTGCTAGCTTGGATGGCTCTGCCGAGGAGGCGGCTTCAAACTGCCCTGTGCTGAGGAAAACAGGGTAG
- the LOC132163667 gene encoding N-carbamoylputrescine amidase — protein sequence MEKGRRVVVSALQFACTDDVATNVTTAERLVRAAHGKGANIILIQELFEGYYFCQAEREDFFLRSKPYKGHPTILRMQKLAKELGVVIPVSFFEEANNAHYNSVAIIDADGTDLGLYRKSHIPDSPGYQEKFYFNPGDTGFKVFQTKFAKIGIAICWDQWFPEAARAMVLQGAEILLYPTAIGSEPQDAELDSREHWKRVMQGHAGANVVPLVASNRIGKELIETRHGESEITFYGNSFIAGPTGEILAAADDKEEAVLVAEFDLDEIKSKRHSWGIFRDRRPDLYKVLLTLDGNNPTL from the exons ATGGAAAAGGGAAGGAGAGTGGTGGTATCGGCTCTGCAATTCGCTTGCACCGATGACGTCGCCACTAATGTCACCACCGCCGAAAg GCTGGTTAGAGCTGCTCATGGAAAGGGTGCAAACATCATTCTTATACAG GAGCTTTTTGAGGGTTACTACTTCTGTCAGGCAGAAAGGGAGGATTTCTTTCTACGATCTAAGCCGTATAAGGGCCACCCAACAATCCTGAG GATGCAAAAACTTGCAAAAGAGTTGGGGGTAGTGATACCAGTTAGCTTCTTTGAAGAGGCTAACAATGCTCATTACAATTCAGTTGCCATAATTGATGCTGATGGGACAGATCTTGGACTTTATAGAAAGTCCCATATTCCAGATAGCCCAG GCTACCAAGAAAAATTCTACTTTAATCCTGGTGACACTGGCTTTAAG GTATTCCAGACTAAGTTTGCAAAGATTGGAATTG CAATTTGTTGGGATCAGTGGTTTCCAGAGGCAGCCCGAGCTATGGTTCTTCAAGGTGCAGAAATATTGCTTTATCCTACAGCTATTGGTTCTGAACCTCAAGATGCAGAACTTGATTCCCGTGAACACTGGAAGCGAGTAATGCAAGGGCATGCTGGGGCAAATGTG GTACCTTTAGTAGCTTCTAATCGCATAGGAAAAGAGTTGATTGAGACACGACATGGAGAAAGTGAGATCACATTCTATGGGAACTCGTTTATTGCAG GGCCTACTGGAGAAATTCTCGCAGCTGCTGATGACAAAGAGGAAGCTGTTCTTGTAGCAGAATTTGATCTGGATGAAATCAAGTCCAAGAGACACAGTTGGGGAATATTTCGTGATCGGCGTCCGGACTTATACAAGGTGCTTCTGACATTAGATGGCAACAATCCCACACTCTGA
- the LOC132163951 gene encoding uncharacterized protein At2g27730, mitochondrial — translation MATRMAARFVSRRFSSGGKVLSEEEKAAENVYIKKMEQEKLEKLARKGPKPEETPATSAGGSVTDAKPTSSSSTAGTSSEKVSTDKYRNYAVVAGTITVFASLGWYLKASAKKPEVQD, via the exons ATGGCGACAAGGATGGCTGCAAGATTTGTATCTCGAAGGTTTTCTAGTGGCGGCAAAGTTCTTAGTGAGGAGGAAAAAGCTGCAGAAAATGTTTACATTAAG AAAATGGAGCAAGAGAAGTTGGAGAAGCTTGCACGGAAG GGTCCTAAACCAGAAGAAACACCTGCCACAAGCGCCGGAGGATCAGTCACTGATGCCAAACCAACCAGCTCATCCTCAACAGCTGGAACATCATCTGAAAAAGTGTCCACTGACAAGTACCGGAACTATGCAGTTGTAGCCGGTACAATCACCGTGTTTGCTTCTCTTGGATGGTACCTTAAAGCTAGTGCAAAGAAGCCTGAAGTCCAGGACTGA